Proteins found in one Litorihabitans aurantiacus genomic segment:
- a CDS encoding helix-turn-helix domain-containing protein, whose product MPAMLAQSSTFTPARSARQDRTPPHLSLRALRSALDLTLEQVSLRITEHFPEMVVSRGSLSAIESGARGASDLMLRALERAYGLPEDSLTTDYSPRVRGDGEPQ is encoded by the coding sequence ATGCCAGCAATGCTTGCTCAGTCGAGCACCTTCACCCCGGCGAGGTCCGCCCGGCAGGACCGAACGCCACCCCACCTCTCCCTCCGCGCACTGCGGTCTGCTCTCGACCTGACGCTCGAGCAGGTCAGCCTCCGGATCACCGAGCACTTCCCGGAGATGGTCGTCAGCCGCGGCTCGCTCTCGGCGATCGAGTCAGGAGCGCGCGGCGCATCTGACCTGATGCTGCGAGCGCTTGAGCGTGCATACGGGCTCCCGGAGGACTCCCTCACCACGGACTACTCCCCCAGGGTCAGAGGGGACGGCGAGCCGCAGTGA
- a CDS encoding helix-turn-helix domain-containing protein, which translates to MEHVNESTRLLTADEVVALLGGDLKPETIVGWARAGKIGSVKIGRQRRFTQQDVDRFIEVNHQDQSDFGRSRGPLQQTPRSRASNRKPYRAP; encoded by the coding sequence ATGGAACATGTGAACGAGTCGACTCGCTTGCTCACAGCAGACGAGGTCGTCGCCCTGTTGGGCGGCGACCTCAAGCCCGAGACGATCGTCGGGTGGGCTCGCGCAGGGAAAATCGGGTCGGTGAAGATCGGCCGCCAACGCCGATTCACGCAGCAGGACGTGGACCGCTTCATTGAGGTAAACCACCAGGATCAGTCCGACTTCGGACGATCTCGTGGGCCGCTGCAGCAGACGCCTCGTTCGCGCGCGTCGAACCGTAAGCCGTACCGCGCCCCCTAA
- a CDS encoding ImmA/IrrE family metallo-endopeptidase, whose amino-acid sequence MDPELVALAEEMGWHVVYRDLGRRSGEVRSGGVIVINPRKGYLTQRMTLAHELGHVALGHDWGTRHDAAADERAADIWAAGVLIKPDDYRMAEEIVGSHPGALAKELGVTAGLVVYWQQHHQRRGTFLRVVRPAS is encoded by the coding sequence TTGGACCCCGAGCTCGTAGCCCTGGCCGAGGAGATGGGCTGGCACGTCGTCTACCGCGACCTCGGTCGCCGATCAGGCGAGGTCCGCTCCGGCGGCGTGATCGTGATCAACCCGAGGAAGGGCTACCTGACGCAGCGCATGACGCTCGCGCACGAGCTCGGCCACGTTGCCCTTGGTCACGACTGGGGCACCCGCCACGACGCCGCGGCGGACGAGCGCGCCGCCGATATCTGGGCGGCCGGCGTCCTCATCAAGCCCGACGACTACCGCATGGCCGAGGAGATCGTCGGGTCACACCCGGGGGCGCTCGCGAAGGAGCTGGGCGTGACGGCGGGCCTCGTCGTCTACTGGCAGCAGCACCACCAGCGCCGCGGCACCTTCCTTCGCGTCGTGCGACCGGCAAGTTAG
- a CDS encoding ImmA/IrrE family metallo-endopeptidase codes for MLVKDKARQDAREVLDETWSAGYPVDPERIATHLGIIVRRTYLEDGVSGLLRVEPGRDAEIFVSATDTEQRQRFTIAHELGHYWERTSRGDTDFNIVERRGGKYDLHEFYADEFAGALLMPEHQVRDLVNGGAGLARLVREFDLSVPAVRKRLDNLAIKL; via the coding sequence ATGCTGGTGAAGGACAAGGCGCGACAGGACGCCCGCGAGGTTCTCGATGAGACCTGGAGCGCGGGGTACCCGGTCGACCCTGAGCGCATCGCTACCCACCTCGGCATCATCGTGCGTCGGACCTACCTCGAAGACGGAGTCTCCGGCCTCCTCCGGGTCGAGCCTGGGCGAGACGCCGAGATCTTCGTCAGCGCAACCGACACCGAGCAGCGCCAGCGGTTCACGATCGCCCACGAGCTTGGTCACTACTGGGAGCGAACCAGCCGTGGCGACACCGACTTCAACATCGTCGAGCGTCGCGGCGGGAAGTACGACCTGCACGAGTTCTACGCTGACGAGTTCGCGGGCGCACTCCTGATGCCCGAGCACCAGGTCCGAGACCTCGTGAACGGAGGTGCGGGTCTAGCGAGGCTTGTCAGGGAGTTCGACCTCTCTGTCCCGGCCGTACGCAAGCGGCTCGACAACCTCGCCATCAAGCTGTGA
- a CDS encoding DUF6907 domain-containing protein produces MSKIAPVACQPWCRDGQGHTGEAHVDDQWCMSPDVWINLAPANTFEGYPSELLSGRERLAVTATRRTHVYRGRPVVQIWAEDRDIELWLSAEDARALADELVAAARLIEEARR; encoded by the coding sequence ATGAGCAAGATCGCCCCCGTCGCCTGCCAGCCCTGGTGCCGTGATGGCCAGGGGCACACGGGCGAGGCCCACGTTGACGACCAGTGGTGCATGTCCCCTGACGTCTGGATCAACCTCGCGCCCGCGAACACCTTCGAGGGCTACCCGAGCGAGCTGCTCTCCGGGCGCGAGCGCCTCGCGGTCACGGCCACCCGTCGCACTCACGTCTACCGTGGCCGGCCGGTCGTCCAGATCTGGGCCGAGGATCGTGACATCGAACTGTGGCTCTCCGCGGAGGACGCACGCGCCTTGGCTGACGAGCTCGTCGCCGCCGCCCGCCTCATCGAGGAGGCGCGTCGATGA
- a CDS encoding helix-turn-helix domain-containing protein produces the protein MSVTRIDGWPGAMTVQTAALYLDCSSRTVEGLQEKGDLIPIDTGFGKRFTKAELDRFLDARPEWSR, from the coding sequence ATGAGCGTCACGCGCATCGACGGCTGGCCCGGAGCGATGACCGTGCAGACCGCCGCGCTTTACCTCGACTGCTCCTCGCGCACCGTCGAGGGCCTGCAGGAGAAGGGCGACCTCATCCCCATCGACACCGGGTTCGGGAAGCGGTTCACCAAGGCCGAGCTCGACCGGTTCCTCGACGCCCGCCCCGAGTGGTCCCGATGA
- a CDS encoding SDR family oxidoreductase: MTPAPDHGETGWKGRDRLTGKRVLVTGGDSGIGRAVAITFAHEGAAVAIAYLPQESDDAEATRAAVEAAGGTCVLVPTDQRTEQANIDLVATTVEALGGLDVVISNAAYQMARPGGIEDFPDDQLRQVYETNVFATFWLVKAASPHLGAGSSIIVTTSIQAYQPSGPLLDYASTKAALNNLVVNLAEELGPRGIRVNAVAPGPIWTPLIPATFDAEKVDGFGADTPLGRPGQPVEVASAFVYLASDEASYVSGTVLGVTGGRPVF, translated from the coding sequence ATGACGCCGGCGCCCGACCACGGTGAGACCGGCTGGAAGGGTCGCGACCGCCTGACCGGCAAGCGTGTCCTCGTGACCGGGGGCGACTCCGGCATCGGCCGCGCCGTCGCGATCACCTTCGCCCACGAGGGGGCCGCCGTCGCCATCGCCTACCTGCCGCAGGAGTCCGACGACGCCGAGGCCACCCGCGCCGCGGTCGAGGCCGCCGGCGGCACCTGCGTGCTCGTGCCCACCGATCAGCGCACCGAGCAGGCCAACATCGACCTCGTCGCCACGACCGTCGAGGCGCTCGGCGGGCTCGACGTCGTGATCTCCAACGCCGCCTACCAGATGGCGCGGCCCGGCGGGATCGAGGACTTCCCCGACGACCAGCTGCGTCAGGTCTACGAGACCAACGTGTTCGCGACGTTCTGGCTGGTCAAGGCCGCCTCGCCGCACCTCGGCGCCGGCTCGTCGATCATCGTCACGACGTCGATCCAGGCCTACCAGCCCTCGGGCCCGCTGCTCGACTACGCCTCCACCAAGGCCGCGCTGAACAACCTCGTGGTGAACCTGGCCGAGGAGCTGGGGCCGCGGGGCATCCGCGTCAACGCCGTCGCCCCCGGTCCGATCTGGACCCCGCTCATCCCCGCGACGTTCGACGCCGAGAAGGTCGACGGCTTCGGCGCCGACACCCCGCTCGGCCGCCCCGGGCAGCCCGTCGAGGTCGCCTCCGCGTTCGTGTACCTCGCGAGCGACGAGGCGTCCTACGTGAGCGGGACGGTGCTCGGCGTGACCGGCGGCCGACCGGTCTTCTGA
- a CDS encoding phage portal protein has protein sequence MRLPIEGLSDEAQEAVSLLLGQLAEKRSINKTRQNYFEAAQKTKHFGIAVPPHMVEFETTLSWGEGACTHLNDRINLEGFEIPDSDVLPLNLSRIIRQNKLLAESTMAHLEAQKYGPAFTMALAGYAGEPDVVVRSLSARVTTGEWNPNSRRLTKILTVTGAKWGRVTEMIYADDEMVYTIAEGDRGGLTVVHSAGVPMCPGTLLPFRPDLDNPFGRSRLSHPVMRAIDRAQRTLLRSEITAEFFSAPQRYLLGADEDIFTDEDGKPIPTWDALIGRISAIGRDEEGQVPSVYTAPQVSMQPHTDMSRHDAAIFSSLVNVPVSVLGVVQDNPDSAEAMEVRWDALNKVAERAHVSFGAGWVETLQKAVMIRDGLDDPPEELDELESKWRPASMPTRAAMADAATKEIGAIPWVAETEEALRMFGHDRATRKRMLADRRRAQGGARIGALAAAGRGLLPVAAGSPGAAE, from the coding sequence ATGAGGCTGCCCATTGAGGGACTCTCGGACGAGGCGCAGGAGGCGGTCTCGCTGCTGCTTGGGCAGCTCGCGGAGAAGCGTTCGATCAACAAGACGCGGCAGAACTATTTCGAGGCTGCGCAGAAGACGAAGCACTTCGGGATCGCGGTTCCGCCGCACATGGTGGAGTTCGAGACGACGCTGTCGTGGGGCGAGGGCGCGTGTACTCACCTGAACGACCGGATCAACCTCGAGGGCTTCGAGATCCCGGACTCGGACGTCCTGCCGCTGAACCTGTCGCGGATCATCCGGCAGAACAAGCTGCTGGCCGAGTCCACGATGGCGCACCTCGAGGCGCAGAAGTACGGGCCGGCGTTCACAATGGCGCTGGCGGGGTATGCGGGTGAGCCTGACGTGGTCGTGCGGTCGCTGTCGGCTCGCGTGACGACGGGCGAGTGGAACCCGAACTCGCGGCGGCTGACGAAGATCCTGACCGTGACCGGTGCCAAGTGGGGTCGCGTGACGGAGATGATCTACGCCGACGACGAGATGGTCTACACGATCGCAGAGGGCGACCGCGGCGGACTCACGGTGGTCCACTCGGCCGGCGTTCCGATGTGCCCTGGCACGCTGCTCCCGTTTCGGCCCGATCTGGACAACCCGTTCGGTCGCTCACGGCTCTCGCACCCGGTGATGCGTGCGATCGACCGGGCACAGCGGACGCTGCTCCGGTCGGAGATCACGGCCGAGTTCTTCTCGGCCCCGCAGCGGTACCTGCTGGGCGCTGACGAGGACATCTTCACGGACGAGGACGGCAAGCCGATCCCGACGTGGGACGCGCTGATCGGGCGCATCAGTGCGATCGGTCGCGACGAGGAGGGCCAGGTCCCGTCGGTCTACACGGCCCCTCAGGTGTCGATGCAGCCGCACACGGACATGAGCCGGCACGACGCGGCGATCTTCTCGTCGCTGGTGAACGTGCCGGTGAGCGTGCTCGGCGTGGTCCAGGACAACCCGGACTCGGCCGAGGCGATGGAGGTCCGCTGGGACGCGCTGAACAAGGTCGCGGAGCGGGCGCACGTGTCGTTCGGAGCGGGATGGGTAGAGACGCTGCAGAAGGCCGTGATGATCCGCGACGGTCTTGACGATCCGCCGGAGGAACTCGACGAGCTGGAGTCGAAGTGGCGTCCGGCGTCCATGCCGACTCGTGCCGCGATGGCGGACGCGGCGACGAAGGAGATCGGGGCAATCCCGTGGGTGGCTGAGACGGAGGAGGCGCTTCGGATGTTCGGTCACGACCGGGCTACGCGGAAGCGGATGCTCGCCGACCGGCGTCGCGCTCAGGGTGGTGCCCGTATCGGAGCGCTCGCGGCGGCGGGACGAGGTTTGCTCCCCGTCGCCGCGGGCTCGCCAGGCGCGGCGGAGTAG
- a CDS encoding Abi family protein — translation MKNFRTYAELIDIMKDRGLAIYDDEAADAALRRYGYHRLGGYRYPFRQLLPPHLVDRDARSFRLDDYMPGASLDHVMELYSFDDKLRLVCLGGVLDFEVRLRATMAHVLAERSPVAHLRRDHLDPTACDRPAHGGSSTKLRAWQDKARKAVEDARPADDYLIHLQKVEPLADTPIWSFVEVVNCGSLPFLLDLMLIEDKRAVASAFGVNKPAQFITFARSISDLRNVCAHGSRLFNRSMKRDIKIRRQSGVGPLMTHLLDREDGSRRVYPVMASLAYMLRSHRDGTNWHMTAKTQVRKLPTVELSKGASPLFTPESSMGFPDNWEDLDLWNM, via the coding sequence GTGAAGAACTTCCGTACCTATGCCGAGTTGATCGACATCATGAAGGATCGCGGACTGGCTATCTACGATGACGAAGCAGCCGACGCAGCCCTTCGTAGGTACGGGTATCACCGTCTCGGCGGGTACCGGTACCCATTCCGCCAGTTGCTTCCGCCTCACCTCGTAGATCGAGACGCCAGATCGTTCCGCCTGGATGACTACATGCCTGGTGCGTCTCTCGATCACGTTATGGAGCTCTATTCCTTCGATGACAAGCTGCGACTCGTGTGCCTTGGCGGAGTGCTCGATTTCGAGGTTCGCTTACGCGCAACGATGGCTCATGTCCTGGCAGAGCGATCCCCAGTGGCGCACCTACGCCGAGACCACCTCGACCCGACCGCATGTGACCGGCCGGCTCACGGAGGCAGCTCGACCAAGCTCCGCGCGTGGCAGGACAAGGCGCGCAAGGCCGTCGAGGACGCGCGACCTGCCGACGACTACCTCATCCATCTACAGAAGGTCGAACCCCTCGCCGATACCCCGATCTGGTCGTTCGTCGAGGTTGTCAACTGCGGCTCCCTCCCGTTCCTCCTCGACCTGATGCTCATCGAGGACAAGCGCGCGGTCGCCAGTGCCTTCGGGGTCAACAAGCCAGCTCAGTTCATCACCTTTGCGCGGAGCATCAGCGATCTGCGGAACGTGTGCGCACACGGCTCGCGCCTCTTCAACCGGTCGATGAAGCGCGACATCAAGATCCGGCGGCAGAGTGGAGTTGGGCCGCTGATGACCCACCTCCTTGACCGCGAGGATGGCTCCAGGAGGGTCTACCCGGTGATGGCGTCCTTGGCCTACATGCTACGGAGCCACCGAGACGGAACGAATTGGCACATGACGGCGAAGACTCAGGTCCGGAAGCTGCCCACGGTAGAGCTGTCCAAGGGGGCGTCGCCACTGTTCACGCCTGAGTCGTCCATGGGCTTCCCGGACAACTGGGAGGACCTCGACCTATGGAACATGTGA
- a CDS encoding helix-turn-helix domain-containing protein, whose amino-acid sequence MEQNIARLGRYLRSRRAELGFSQDEVAALGGPSTTTQSKIEHGLTRRIQRRTMEDIDRSLGWKVGSTEALLEATDDDVEPVAVRRPATNRDGKRPHVAARPEPSGGTWTTLRREVDAKGRSLVVGVSVDTDVEGVETRVEVRYWPGPDRDVDAFDFNGVVGEAHRSAIRVTSVYRQPTEEDPILAAGPAPVPMSEPDGYVMAARDVDDDAEAEAQQVDP is encoded by the coding sequence ATGGAACAGAACATCGCCAGGCTGGGTCGCTACCTCCGTAGCCGCCGCGCCGAGCTGGGTTTCTCGCAGGACGAGGTGGCCGCTCTCGGTGGGCCGTCCACCACGACGCAGTCGAAGATCGAGCACGGTCTAACCCGACGGATACAGCGCCGAACGATGGAGGACATCGACCGGTCGCTCGGGTGGAAGGTTGGGAGTACCGAGGCGCTGCTCGAGGCCACAGATGACGACGTTGAGCCGGTGGCGGTGCGCCGGCCGGCGACCAACAGGGATGGGAAGCGCCCGCACGTTGCGGCGCGACCCGAACCGTCCGGCGGAACCTGGACGACCTTGCGGCGCGAGGTAGACGCGAAGGGGCGCTCGCTCGTCGTGGGCGTGAGTGTCGACACGGACGTCGAGGGCGTCGAGACGCGCGTCGAAGTGCGGTACTGGCCCGGGCCCGATCGAGATGTTGACGCCTTCGACTTCAACGGGGTGGTCGGCGAGGCGCATCGTTCTGCGATCCGCGTCACCAGCGTCTACCGGCAGCCGACGGAGGAGGACCCCATCTTGGCGGCAGGCCCAGCACCCGTGCCGATGTCGGAGCCGGATGGTTACGTGATGGCTGCGCGGGATGTCGACGACGACGCGGAGGCCGAAGCGCAGCAGGTCGACCCCTGA
- a CDS encoding replicative DNA helicase: protein MTDLLDPSALDRAVIHDPHAEKVLLGLCMTRGRRVAHDLTLNPADFYTPAHEQLYGLIQRLAGEGKPTDLATINANLASVDQIHRGLITAPLLIECEEVALGADGSVAYYSRLVADYATRRHLSTAAVKISQLARGEGEVGELVEMARGLIDGTRSSIVSDIVLLGDDYDEFVAGLDRETRTVPTPWPGLTKIISGWAPGGLYVIAARPSIGKTIVGLQVALWLTRHGYVSFTSLEMTRRELQQRATAYIAQVQLGALKGRSPWNPELTVVDRERIAENTDTMKALRLAVNDSPGATVNSIRSHARSVSRLGKLSAVVVDYLGLLSATPGDRRSRYEMVTEWSRHLKTLAMEMQVPVIVLAQLNRGSTQRADGRPQLSDLRDSGSVEQDADVVMLLHAEDPADRNVDMGIAKNRQGVLGRVEFTKRGETAEFAERHAMPNDGWG, encoded by the coding sequence GTGACCGACCTGCTCGACCCGAGCGCCCTCGACCGGGCCGTGATCCACGACCCGCACGCGGAGAAGGTGCTGCTGGGGCTGTGCATGACCCGTGGGCGTCGCGTCGCCCACGACCTCACGCTAAACCCCGCCGACTTCTACACCCCGGCACACGAGCAGCTCTACGGGCTCATCCAGCGCCTCGCCGGAGAGGGCAAGCCGACCGACCTCGCGACGATCAACGCCAACCTGGCGAGCGTCGACCAGATCCACCGCGGACTAATCACCGCACCGCTGCTCATCGAGTGCGAGGAGGTAGCCCTCGGTGCCGACGGGTCTGTGGCCTACTACTCCCGCCTCGTGGCGGACTACGCCACACGCCGGCACCTCTCCACCGCGGCCGTCAAGATCTCCCAGCTCGCTCGCGGCGAAGGCGAGGTCGGTGAACTGGTCGAGATGGCGCGGGGCCTCATCGACGGGACGCGCAGCAGCATCGTCTCCGACATCGTGCTCCTCGGCGACGACTACGACGAGTTCGTCGCAGGGCTCGATCGCGAGACCCGCACAGTCCCGACGCCATGGCCGGGCCTCACGAAGATCATTAGCGGATGGGCACCCGGTGGCCTGTACGTCATCGCGGCCCGACCCTCGATCGGCAAGACGATCGTCGGGCTGCAGGTCGCCCTCTGGCTGACCCGTCACGGGTACGTCTCGTTCACCTCGCTCGAGATGACCAGGAGGGAGTTGCAGCAGCGAGCGACGGCCTACATCGCGCAGGTGCAGCTCGGCGCGCTCAAGGGACGCTCGCCCTGGAACCCCGAACTCACGGTGGTCGATCGCGAACGGATCGCCGAGAACACCGACACCATGAAAGCCCTCCGGCTCGCCGTGAACGACTCCCCCGGCGCGACGGTCAACTCGATCCGCTCGCACGCCCGAAGCGTCTCCCGCCTGGGCAAGCTCTCGGCCGTCGTCGTCGACTACCTCGGCCTACTGTCGGCGACCCCGGGCGATCGCCGCTCCCGGTACGAGATGGTCACGGAGTGGTCGCGCCACCTCAAGACGCTCGCCATGGAGATGCAGGTCCCCGTGATCGTCCTCGCGCAGCTCAACCGAGGCTCCACCCAGCGCGCCGACGGCCGCCCCCAACTCTCCGACCTGCGCGACTCGGGATCTGTGGAGCAGGACGCTGACGTCGTCATGCTCCTTCACGCCGAGGACCCCGCGGACCGTAACGTCGACATGGGGATCGCGAAGAACCGGCAGGGCGTCCTCGGACGAGTCGAGTTCACCAAGCGCGGCGAGACAGCCGAGTTCGCCGAACGCCACGCCATGCCGAACGACGGGTGGGGATGA
- a CDS encoding type 1 glutamine amidotransferase domain-containing protein has protein sequence MTDLTGKRVAFVATNGFEDSELFDPWTAVTSSGATAVLVSTEAGTITGKNGGEAEVGVTTAEADAGDYDALVLPGGVVNSDDIRLDADAVALVKALVTAAKPVGVICHGAWILADADVLRGRTITSFPTLRTDLTNAGATWVDEEVVCDQGLVSSRTPKDLPAFNDKLVEEIAEGVHPQREA, from the coding sequence ATGACTGATCTCACCGGCAAGCGCGTGGCGTTCGTCGCCACGAACGGCTTCGAGGACTCCGAGCTCTTCGACCCCTGGACCGCCGTCACCTCCAGCGGCGCGACGGCGGTGCTCGTCTCGACCGAGGCGGGCACGATCACCGGCAAGAACGGCGGCGAGGCCGAGGTGGGGGTCACGACGGCGGAGGCCGACGCCGGCGACTACGACGCCCTGGTGCTGCCGGGCGGCGTGGTGAACAGCGACGACATCCGGCTCGACGCCGACGCCGTCGCGCTCGTGAAGGCGCTCGTGACCGCCGCGAAGCCGGTCGGGGTCATCTGCCACGGCGCGTGGATCCTGGCCGACGCCGACGTCCTGCGCGGCCGCACGATCACCTCCTTCCCGACCCTGCGCACTGATCTGACGAACGCCGGTGCGACCTGGGTCGACGAGGAGGTGGTCTGCGACCAGGGGCTCGTCTCCAGCCGGACGCCGAAGGACCTGCCCGCGTTCAACGACAAGCTGGTGGAGGAGATCGCCGAGGGCGTGCACCCGCAGCGCGAGGCCTGA
- a CDS encoding terminase large subunit domain-containing protein — MVEPQGARANSWEDVADLSATAGIVLDGWQETILRASMGERRDATWAAKRVGVTVPRQNGKSQLLVSRALAGALLFGEKKIVISAHQQDTAREAFSKLMEIVEADANGWLRERVKSVMNALNRESIKFTNGATIQFKARSGAGGKGFSSDCLMLDEAQILGSRAWTSINSTMSAMPNPQVWLLGTAPQDEDDSTVFESVRAAAIEGKSSSAAWCEWGADVTSPEYAAARADLAARRWSSAVEYLCWSANPAWNARMNVDVVTGECETYAPERFAQDRLGIWSATGGGTRAISADLWRDREVGAAPVGTISYGVAFSMDGTRVSLAGARKHDGGVHGELIDAMTGPLEAGIAALADWLAGCWRDTAQIVISGAAGAATLKQALRERGVPEKVLRIASTGDYTASCAMLHDAIRDETFTHLAHEGQAVLDDSVAVSDMKRRGTSGAWGWEATIPDGDETPLEAVSLAVWGAKTTRRKPGQKQRAVIRR, encoded by the coding sequence TTGGTCGAGCCACAGGGGGCCAGGGCTAACTCGTGGGAGGACGTTGCTGACCTGTCGGCTACGGCGGGCATCGTCCTGGACGGCTGGCAGGAGACCATCCTGCGGGCCTCGATGGGTGAGCGTCGGGACGCGACATGGGCGGCCAAGCGCGTCGGTGTGACGGTCCCTCGCCAGAACGGCAAGTCGCAGCTGCTCGTCTCGAGGGCGCTCGCAGGCGCTCTGCTGTTCGGTGAGAAGAAAATCGTCATCTCTGCGCACCAGCAGGACACGGCGCGTGAGGCGTTCTCGAAGCTCATGGAGATCGTCGAGGCCGACGCGAACGGGTGGCTGCGCGAGCGCGTGAAGTCGGTCATGAACGCGCTAAACCGCGAGTCGATCAAGTTCACGAACGGCGCGACGATCCAGTTCAAGGCTCGCTCAGGCGCTGGGGGCAAGGGCTTCTCGTCCGACTGCCTCATGCTCGACGAGGCGCAGATCCTCGGGTCGCGCGCCTGGACGTCAATCAACTCGACGATGTCGGCGATGCCAAACCCGCAGGTGTGGCTCCTTGGGACGGCTCCACAGGACGAGGACGACTCGACGGTGTTCGAGTCGGTCCGTGCGGCGGCGATCGAGGGGAAGTCGTCGTCTGCCGCCTGGTGCGAGTGGGGCGCGGACGTCACGTCGCCCGAGTACGCGGCTGCGCGGGCGGATCTCGCGGCACGGCGCTGGTCGTCGGCGGTGGAGTACCTGTGCTGGTCGGCGAACCCGGCGTGGAACGCGCGCATGAACGTCGATGTCGTGACCGGTGAGTGCGAGACCTACGCCCCAGAGCGCTTCGCTCAGGACCGCCTGGGGATCTGGTCCGCCACCGGTGGCGGGACGCGTGCCATCAGCGCTGACCTGTGGCGAGACCGTGAGGTCGGGGCCGCGCCGGTCGGGACGATCTCGTACGGCGTGGCGTTCAGCATGGACGGCACCCGGGTCTCACTCGCTGGCGCTCGGAAGCACGACGGCGGTGTGCACGGCGAGCTCATCGACGCGATGACCGGCCCGCTCGAGGCGGGAATCGCGGCGCTGGCTGACTGGCTGGCCGGCTGCTGGCGGGACACGGCGCAGATCGTGATCTCGGGCGCTGCTGGTGCGGCGACGCTGAAGCAGGCGCTGCGGGAGCGGGGCGTGCCGGAGAAGGTGCTGCGCATCGCGTCGACGGGCGACTACACGGCCTCCTGCGCGATGCTGCACGACGCCATCAGGGACGAGACGTTCACGCACCTGGCGCACGAGGGCCAGGCCGTGCTCGATGACTCGGTCGCGGTGAGTGACATGAAGCGGCGGGGGACGTCGGGGGCGTGGGGCTGGGAGGCCACCATTCCTGACGGTGACGAGACCCCGCTCGAGGCAGTCAGCCTCGCGGTGTGGGGTGCGAAGACGACGAGGCGGAAGCCCGGACAGAAGCAGAGGGCGGTGATTCGCAGATGA